A stretch of the Mesorhizobium huakuii genome encodes the following:
- a CDS encoding autotransporter assembly complex protein TamA: MPAHEEQMSGGTAPGRALPRALLLAMICATVLVAESQPAAAFELFGIKLWGSSNDEDADIVDPLRYAVTITVPDADKDLIKKLENASSLKGDEDRPVSGSLGLMAKARSDREQLVAALYADARYEGVVTITIDGKPIDELPPDAEFKGPQPIPVAINIAAGPKFTLGNIRLEGDAAGLMSADYGLISGGDAGSGAVLKAEALIVRTLKEQGRPLAKVTDRQIVADHATSTLDVTLTVAAGPVAGYGATTVEGTEKVDRDFTEYMTGLKRGKQYSPQEISDARDRLLALEVFNSVTFKEADKLDADGNIPIGVQVSERKPRYFGLGGTFSNTEGLGLEGYWGHRNLFGHAEKLRIDGAISGIGNNKLSELNYNAGIMFEKPGVIGPASKFFASVKTVLEHPDAYDHFSVKGSTGLSYELDKKQTVSAEVALDYSRITDAFGKHKYLIASIPLQYVYDNRDNRLNPTTGFRLLAYAEPSYDIMSGAAFLKLKGEGSAYQSLDTASKFVLAERVAVGSIVGTGLENVPADRRFYSGGGGSVRGYAYQGIGPKDFTGQPIGGLSFFETSVEMRIAVTDTIGIVPFVDAGTVSTRSMPNFSDVKVGAGVGLRYVTPFGPLRIDAAVPLNRDPSDPHFGIYAGIGQAF, encoded by the coding sequence ATGCCGGCGCATGAAGAGCAGATGTCAGGAGGGACCGCGCCAGGGCGCGCTCTTCCGCGCGCCCTGCTTTTGGCCATGATTTGCGCGACCGTGCTGGTTGCCGAATCGCAGCCTGCGGCTGCTTTCGAGCTTTTCGGCATCAAGCTGTGGGGATCGTCCAACGACGAGGACGCCGACATTGTCGACCCGCTGCGCTATGCCGTGACCATCACCGTGCCCGATGCCGACAAGGACCTTATCAAGAAGCTTGAAAACGCCTCGTCGCTGAAAGGCGACGAGGACCGCCCGGTTTCGGGCTCGCTCGGGCTGATGGCAAAGGCGCGCAGCGACCGTGAACAGCTGGTCGCCGCCCTCTACGCTGATGCCCGCTACGAAGGCGTGGTGACCATCACCATCGACGGCAAGCCGATCGACGAATTGCCGCCGGACGCTGAATTCAAGGGTCCGCAGCCGATTCCGGTGGCGATCAACATCGCCGCCGGGCCTAAATTCACGCTTGGCAACATCAGGCTGGAAGGCGACGCGGCCGGGCTGATGAGCGCCGATTATGGCCTGATATCAGGCGGCGACGCCGGGTCGGGCGCGGTGCTCAAGGCCGAGGCGCTGATCGTGCGGACGCTGAAGGAGCAGGGCAGGCCGCTGGCCAAGGTGACCGACCGGCAGATCGTCGCCGACCACGCGACCTCGACGCTCGACGTGACGCTGACGGTGGCAGCCGGTCCGGTCGCCGGCTATGGCGCGACGACGGTGGAAGGCACCGAGAAGGTCGACCGCGACTTCACCGAGTACATGACCGGGCTGAAGCGCGGCAAGCAGTACTCACCGCAGGAGATCAGCGACGCGCGCGACAGGCTGCTGGCACTCGAGGTCTTCAACAGCGTGACGTTCAAGGAAGCCGACAAGCTCGACGCCGACGGCAACATTCCGATCGGCGTCCAGGTCAGCGAGCGCAAGCCGCGCTATTTCGGGCTGGGCGGCACCTTCTCGAACACCGAGGGCCTTGGCCTGGAAGGCTATTGGGGGCATCGCAACCTGTTCGGCCACGCCGAAAAGCTGCGCATCGACGGTGCCATCAGCGGCATCGGCAACAACAAACTGTCCGAGCTGAACTACAATGCCGGCATCATGTTCGAGAAACCCGGCGTGATCGGACCGGCGTCGAAGTTCTTCGCCAGCGTCAAGACAGTGCTCGAGCATCCGGACGCCTACGACCATTTCTCGGTCAAGGGCAGCACCGGCCTGTCCTATGAACTCGACAAGAAGCAGACCGTTTCGGCGGAAGTGGCGCTCGACTATTCCAGGATCACGGATGCGTTCGGCAAACACAAATATCTGATCGCCAGCATTCCGCTGCAATATGTCTACGACAACAGGGACAACCGGCTGAATCCGACCACGGGCTTCCGGCTGCTGGCCTATGCCGAGCCGAGCTACGACATTATGAGCGGCGCGGCCTTCCTCAAGCTGAAGGGCGAGGGATCGGCCTATCAGTCGCTGGATACGGCCTCGAAGTTCGTGCTGGCCGAGCGCGTCGCCGTCGGTTCGATCGTCGGCACCGGGCTGGAGAACGTTCCGGCCGACCGGCGTTTCTATTCCGGCGGCGGCGGTTCGGTGCGCGGCTATGCCTATCAGGGTATCGGCCCGAAAGACTTCACCGGCCAGCCGATCGGCGGCCTGTCCTTCTTCGAGACCTCGGTCGAGATGCGCATCGCCGTCACCGACACGATCGGCATCGTGCCGTTCGTCGATGCCGGCACGGTGTCGACCAGGTCGATGCCCAATTTCTCCGACGTCAAGGTCGGCGCCGGTGTCGGCCTGCGCTACGTCACACCGTTCGGGCCGCTGCGCATTGATGCCGCCGTGCCGCTCAACCGCGATCCCAGTGATCCGCATTTCGGCATCTATGCCGGCATCGGGCAGGCGTTTTGA
- a CDS encoding alpha-2-macroglobulin family protein, producing the protein MAMRAARGLSILILLFFAWANVLAWNSVAQAAEARRIATTDNSDYFGFDLRSDQNVTLDQCKTTCLGDPACRAFTYNTKAKWCFLKSDYNQLKPFNGAVAGKIVNIDGDPDIGAPPELAFFPNWMADQAQQYRNRLLGPAFDKPTEGMAALIGSAEQAVLTGDHRSAMQKYESAVSAMPDDGQLWLNLARETLAVQPATNTSEASTFPMNATSAAFNAYKLLRTTKTRADVLALLGAGLDKRDLYRPALQAYEASLALVTSPAVQADYADLKARKGFRVIDHSVDADTSAPRICAQFSEELVKTGVDYAQFVTVDNAPPKGVEAKDKQICVEGLEHGQHYDVTFRAGLPAAIGEVTAAPVVLSIYVQDRAPSARFTGDSFVLPAGARRGIPVVTVNMNAAEMKLYRIGDRSLAQLLSGYQFLHQLDSYDISNISEQMGAPVWKGQLDIVNDLNKEVTTSFPVDEALPQRKPGVYVLTAQAVNDKSDDYGSLATQWFVVSDIGLSTYTGQDGLNVFARSLGSAKPIAGAELTLVARNNEVLGTATSDADGHAVFNPGLTRGDGGMVPAVLMAKQGDNDFVFLDMSKAGFDLSDRGVTGRAAPGALDVYAWTERGIYRAGEDVHVAALARDGAAKAVENLPLTFIFSRPDGVEDRRIVSDGASAGGHAVDLPLEPNAMRGTWSVSIYTDPKQPAVATQMFLVEDFVPDRIEFDMKADKQEIERGETANINIDGRFLYGAPAAGLALEGELTLSTARDWDRFPNFSFGLADEQSAEPTVTPLTDLPVVGDDGKATFPITVDQLPSTTKLVNGKVTVRMRETGGRAIERSLNIGIRPQGHMIGIRPDFADDEVPQGGTAKFSLIAVDPAGKREALKGAQWTLVKVERNYQWYRNNNSWNYEPVSLTKSIANGQIDLSADGDATVSVPVDWGQYRLEVETSDPEGPATSYEFDAGWYVASTTTETPDGLEIALDKDNYAAGEVAKLKVSPHFAGELLINIGSDKLLKTITATVPAGGSTVDIPVGDDWGAGAYVTATLFRPGDAQETRMPARAIGVKWLTVDPGAKKLAVTLAPPDKTMPRQQLSIPVSVVGVQPGTNAYVMVAAVDVGILNLTNYKAPDPENWFFGQRMLGMEIRDIYGRLIDGSLGTTGKLRTGGDGANMQAQGSPPTEKLVAFFSGPVQLDADGKARIDFDIPQFNGTVRVMAVAWTKEAVGHAQSDVIVRDPVVITAGLPRFLAPGDAAVMRLDVADTDGPAGDYAFSIDTTGDLSTGDKPLPQKLTLAQGKRQTLTVPLIAKTPGNASLTIKLAHADGTKVEQTLYVPVRPAQLPVTTRLVVDLKGNGGALRIDKELLAASLLDGASVSVGVSQAAAFDVPSLLMTLDRYPYGCAEQTTSRAMPLLYVNEMASGIGMESDPDLHGRIQDAIYKVLSYQSSSGSFGLWGPGSGDLWLDAYVSEFLTRAREQKYDVPALAMNQALSNLQNSLGYDQSVQDRGSEIAYALYVLARNKKASIGDLRYYADTQLEAFSSPMAVAQLAASLALYGDTQRSEATFKTALQLAKSQTDYDWYRSDYGSALRDGAAMLSLAAESKPVSSIVPELIKLVTRERAEVRWTSTQDDSWMLLAARALKEGNDSITLTVNGAPHSGGYSNQVNGSELVDSPLEIANTGKTPLQAVVTTVASPIQPLPAGGDGFTIDRTYYKLDGTEANVMEATQNERYVVVLKVTEQNSWPSRLLVTDLLPAGFEIDNPGLVSSAQLTNFSWLAQTDAAHLEFRDDRFVAAFNPADGDHDHNLTLAYVVRAVTPGTYAHPAATVEDMYRPQFSARTATGMMEIKAP; encoded by the coding sequence ATGGCAATGCGCGCGGCTCGTGGTCTGTCGATCCTGATCCTTCTCTTCTTCGCCTGGGCCAATGTCTTAGCCTGGAACAGCGTCGCGCAAGCGGCCGAGGCCCGGCGAATCGCAACGACCGACAATTCCGATTATTTCGGCTTTGATCTCAGATCCGACCAGAATGTCACCCTCGACCAGTGCAAGACGACATGCCTTGGCGATCCGGCCTGCCGCGCCTTCACCTACAACACCAAGGCCAAATGGTGCTTTCTCAAATCCGACTACAACCAGTTGAAGCCCTTCAACGGAGCGGTTGCGGGCAAGATCGTCAACATCGACGGCGATCCCGATATCGGCGCCCCGCCGGAACTCGCCTTTTTCCCCAACTGGATGGCCGATCAGGCCCAGCAATACCGCAACAGGCTGCTTGGCCCGGCCTTTGACAAGCCGACCGAAGGCATGGCCGCCCTGATCGGCTCCGCCGAACAGGCCGTTCTGACAGGCGACCATCGCTCCGCCATGCAGAAATACGAGTCCGCGGTCTCGGCAATGCCCGACGATGGCCAGCTCTGGCTCAATTTGGCGCGCGAAACGCTGGCCGTGCAGCCTGCCACCAATACCTCCGAAGCGTCCACCTTCCCGATGAACGCCACTTCGGCCGCCTTCAACGCCTATAAGTTGCTGCGCACCACCAAGACGCGCGCCGACGTTCTGGCGCTGCTCGGCGCCGGCCTCGACAAGCGCGATCTCTACCGCCCGGCGCTGCAGGCCTATGAAGCCAGCCTTGCGCTGGTGACGTCGCCGGCCGTGCAGGCCGACTATGCCGATCTGAAGGCCCGCAAGGGTTTCCGTGTCATCGACCACAGTGTCGATGCCGACACCAGCGCGCCGCGCATTTGCGCGCAATTCTCCGAGGAACTGGTCAAAACCGGCGTCGACTATGCGCAGTTCGTGACCGTCGACAACGCGCCGCCGAAAGGCGTCGAGGCCAAGGACAAGCAGATCTGCGTCGAAGGGCTCGAACACGGCCAGCATTATGACGTCACCTTCCGCGCCGGCCTGCCGGCGGCCATCGGCGAAGTGACCGCCGCTCCGGTGGTGCTGTCGATCTATGTGCAGGACCGCGCGCCATCCGCCCGCTTCACCGGCGACAGCTTCGTGCTGCCGGCCGGCGCACGCCGTGGCATTCCGGTCGTCACCGTCAACATGAACGCCGCCGAAATGAAGCTCTACCGCATCGGCGATCGTTCGCTGGCGCAGCTTCTGTCGGGCTACCAGTTCCTGCACCAACTCGACAGCTATGACATCTCCAACATTTCCGAGCAGATGGGCGCGCCGGTCTGGAAGGGCCAGCTCGACATCGTCAACGACCTCAACAAGGAGGTCACCACCTCCTTCCCGGTCGATGAAGCGCTGCCGCAGCGCAAGCCCGGCGTCTATGTGCTGACCGCCCAGGCCGTCAACGACAAGAGCGACGATTACGGTTCGCTGGCCACACAGTGGTTCGTCGTCTCCGACATCGGCCTGTCGACCTATACCGGTCAGGACGGTCTCAATGTCTTTGCCCGTTCGCTGGGCTCGGCCAAGCCTATAGCCGGCGCCGAACTGACGCTGGTTGCCAGGAACAACGAGGTTCTCGGCACCGCGACGTCGGATGCCGACGGCCACGCCGTCTTCAATCCCGGCCTGACGCGGGGCGACGGCGGCATGGTGCCGGCCGTGCTGATGGCCAAGCAGGGCGACAATGATTTCGTCTTCCTCGACATGTCCAAGGCCGGTTTCGACCTGTCCGACCGCGGCGTCACCGGACGCGCGGCGCCCGGCGCGCTCGACGTCTATGCCTGGACCGAACGCGGCATCTATCGTGCCGGCGAGGATGTCCATGTTGCCGCCCTTGCCCGCGATGGCGCCGCCAAGGCGGTGGAGAATCTGCCGCTGACCTTCATCTTCTCTCGTCCCGACGGCGTCGAGGACCGCCGCATCGTCAGCGACGGCGCTTCAGCCGGTGGCCATGCCGTCGACCTGCCGCTCGAACCCAACGCGATGCGCGGCACCTGGTCGGTGTCGATCTACACCGATCCCAAGCAGCCGGCCGTCGCCACGCAGATGTTCCTGGTCGAGGATTTCGTGCCGGATCGCATCGAATTCGACATGAAGGCCGACAAGCAGGAGATCGAGCGCGGCGAAACCGCCAACATCAACATTGACGGCCGCTTCCTCTATGGCGCGCCGGCGGCGGGCCTGGCGCTGGAAGGCGAGTTGACGCTGTCGACGGCGCGCGACTGGGACCGCTTCCCCAACTTCTCCTTCGGCCTCGCCGACGAGCAGTCGGCGGAGCCCACGGTCACGCCACTCACCGACCTGCCCGTGGTTGGCGATGACGGCAAGGCGACCTTTCCGATCACTGTCGACCAGTTGCCCTCGACCACCAAGCTGGTCAACGGTAAGGTGACGGTGCGCATGCGCGAAACCGGTGGCCGCGCCATCGAGCGCTCGCTCAATATCGGCATCCGCCCGCAAGGCCATATGATCGGCATCCGTCCGGATTTCGCCGATGATGAAGTGCCGCAGGGCGGCACGGCCAAGTTCAGCCTGATCGCCGTCGATCCGGCCGGCAAGCGCGAGGCGCTGAAAGGCGCGCAGTGGACGCTGGTCAAGGTCGAACGCAATTACCAGTGGTACCGTAACAACAATTCCTGGAACTACGAGCCGGTCTCCTTGACCAAGTCGATCGCCAACGGCCAGATCGACCTTAGCGCCGATGGCGACGCCACCGTCTCCGTTCCGGTCGACTGGGGCCAGTACCGGCTCGAGGTCGAAACCTCGGACCCCGAAGGGCCTGCCACCAGCTATGAATTCGATGCCGGCTGGTATGTCGCCTCGACCACCACTGAAACGCCTGACGGCCTCGAGATCGCTCTCGACAAGGACAATTATGCCGCGGGCGAGGTGGCCAAGCTGAAAGTCTCGCCGCATTTTGCCGGCGAACTTCTGATCAATATCGGCTCCGACAAGCTGTTGAAGACCATCACGGCCACCGTGCCGGCCGGCGGCAGCACCGTCGACATCCCGGTCGGTGATGATTGGGGCGCCGGTGCCTATGTAACGGCAACCCTGTTCCGGCCGGGCGATGCGCAGGAAACACGCATGCCGGCCCGCGCCATCGGCGTGAAATGGCTGACGGTCGATCCGGGTGCCAAGAAGCTCGCGGTCACGCTGGCGCCGCCGGACAAAACGATGCCGCGCCAGCAGCTGTCGATCCCGGTTTCCGTGGTCGGCGTGCAGCCGGGCACCAACGCCTATGTCATGGTTGCCGCCGTCGATGTCGGCATCCTCAATCTGACCAACTATAAGGCGCCGGATCCGGAGAACTGGTTCTTCGGCCAGCGCATGCTGGGCATGGAGATCCGCGACATCTATGGCCGCCTGATCGACGGCTCGCTCGGCACCACCGGCAAGCTCAGGACCGGCGGTGACGGCGCCAACATGCAGGCGCAAGGCAGCCCGCCCACCGAAAAGCTGGTCGCCTTCTTCTCCGGCCCCGTCCAGCTCGACGCCGACGGCAAGGCACGGATCGACTTCGACATCCCGCAGTTCAACGGCACCGTGCGCGTCATGGCCGTCGCCTGGACCAAGGAAGCGGTCGGCCATGCCCAGTCCGACGTCATCGTGCGCGATCCCGTCGTCATCACCGCCGGCCTGCCGCGCTTCCTGGCGCCCGGCGATGCCGCCGTCATGCGGCTCGACGTGGCCGACACCGACGGCCCAGCCGGCGACTATGCCTTCTCGATCGACACGACAGGCGACCTGTCGACCGGCGACAAGCCCCTGCCCCAGAAGCTGACGCTCGCCCAGGGCAAGCGCCAGACGCTGACCGTGCCGCTGATCGCAAAGACGCCGGGCAATGCCTCGCTCACCATCAAGCTGGCGCATGCCGACGGCACCAAGGTTGAGCAGACGCTCTACGTGCCGGTGCGCCCGGCGCAATTGCCGGTCACCACGCGCCTTGTGGTCGACCTCAAGGGCAATGGCGGTGCGCTGCGCATTGACAAGGAGCTGCTGGCGGCAAGCCTGCTTGACGGCGCTTCCGTCAGTGTCGGCGTTTCGCAGGCGGCTGCCTTCGACGTGCCGTCACTGCTGATGACGCTCGACCGCTACCCCTATGGTTGCGCCGAGCAGACGACCAGCCGCGCCATGCCGCTTCTCTACGTCAATGAGATGGCCTCTGGCATCGGCATGGAAAGCGACCCCGACCTGCATGGCCGTATCCAGGATGCCATCTACAAGGTCTTGAGCTACCAGTCCTCGAGCGGCAGCTTCGGGCTGTGGGGTCCGGGTTCCGGCGATCTGTGGCTCGACGCCTATGTCAGCGAGTTCCTGACCAGGGCGCGCGAGCAGAAATACGACGTGCCGGCGCTGGCCATGAACCAGGCGCTGAGCAACCTGCAGAACTCGCTCGGCTACGACCAGAGCGTACAGGACCGCGGCAGCGAGATCGCCTACGCCCTCTATGTTCTCGCCCGCAACAAGAAGGCCTCGATCGGCGATCTGCGCTACTATGCCGACACCCAGCTCGAAGCCTTCTCGAGCCCGATGGCCGTCGCCCAGCTGGCGGCGAGCCTTGCGCTCTATGGCGACACACAGCGCTCGGAGGCAACGTTCAAGACCGCGCTGCAGCTCGCCAAGTCGCAAACCGACTACGACTGGTACCGCTCCGACTACGGCTCGGCGCTGCGTGACGGCGCTGCGATGCTGTCGCTGGCGGCGGAATCGAAGCCGGTTTCGTCGATCGTGCCGGAACTGATCAAGCTGGTGACCAGGGAACGCGCCGAAGTCCGCTGGACCAGCACCCAGGACGATTCCTGGATGCTGCTGGCGGCCCGCGCGCTGAAGGAAGGCAATGACTCGATAACGCTGACCGTCAATGGCGCGCCGCATTCGGGCGGCTATTCCAACCAGGTCAACGGCTCCGAATTGGTCGACAGCCCGCTCGAAATCGCCAACACCGGCAAGACCCCGCTGCAGGCCGTCGTCACCACCGTGGCGTCGCCGATCCAGCCCCTGCCGGCCGGCGGTGACGGCTTCACCATCGACCGCACCTACTACAAGCTCGATGGCACCGAAGCCAATGTGATGGAGGCAACCCAGAACGAACGCTATGTCGTCGTGCTCAAGGTCACCGAGCAGAACAGCTGGCCGTCGCGCCTGCTGGTCACCGACCTGTTGCCGGCCGGCTTCGAGATCGACAATCCCGGCCTGGTCTCCAGCGCGCAATTGACGAACTTCTCCTGGCTGGCACAGACCGACGCCGCCCATCTCGAATTCCGCGACGACCGTTTTGTCGCGGCATTCAACCCTGCCGACGGCGACCACGACCACAATCTGACGCTCGCCTATGTCGTGCGCGCCGTGACGCCGGGCACCTACGCCCATCCGGCGGCAACGGTGGAAGACATGTACCGGCCGCAATTTTCGGCCCGCACCGCCACCGGCATGATGGAGATCAAGGCGCCGTAA
- the pbpC gene encoding penicillin-binding protein 1C, translated as MLSRKFLRRAAITAASCVGLLALSAAALWELDRAFPPPLPAELTVSTEVQDRDGQLLRAFATPDGYWRLETRLDQVDKQFVDMLVTYEDKRFWDHQGVDVLALGRAAGQLVTSGHIVSGGSTLSMQLARLIEPRESRSLGSKIKQMLRAIQIERRLSKNEILERYLTLAPYGGNLEGVRAASLAYFGKEPKRLTVSEAALLVALPQLPEKRRPDRNLEIAHAARDRVLTRMVSSGLIGEREAARAALDDVSGLRRTLPALAAHAAYAMLPRAVPGQPLKLTIRKSVQEGLEQVARDAATKLGPRLSVAMVLADSRTGDILGEVGSANFFDASRSGWIDMTKIVRSPGSTLKPFIYGLAFEQGLVAQETLIEDSPVDFAGYRPKNFDMGYQGDVSIRQALQLSLNVPAIRVLDAVGPARLTARFRQAGVNPILPINEAPGLAIGLGGVGVTLRDLVQLYTGLANGGKTHTLHDGTEPANAERTTATILNDQANWQIIDILSGVKPPEGALQRGIAYKTGTSYGYRDAWSVGFDGRYVLGVWVGRPDASAVPGLSGYVSAAPILFEGFVRSGLATVPLPGKPPGAFTPKREDLPVTLARFGAGADGLVQATPTEPAPTIIFPPDGARVDLATNSADATPLVLKLQGGRAPFRWLANGKPLVGLDRRRTATWQPDGAGYSTLTVIDAAGRAASVKVFVE; from the coding sequence ATGCTTTCAAGAAAATTCCTGCGCCGCGCCGCCATAACCGCAGCTTCCTGCGTAGGCCTCTTGGCTCTTTCCGCCGCCGCACTCTGGGAGCTCGACCGCGCCTTCCCGCCGCCCTTGCCTGCGGAACTCACGGTCTCCACCGAAGTCCAGGACCGCGACGGCCAGCTGTTGCGCGCCTTCGCCACACCGGACGGTTACTGGCGGCTCGAAACCCGGCTCGACCAGGTCGACAAGCAGTTCGTCGACATGCTGGTCACCTATGAGGACAAGCGCTTCTGGGATCATCAGGGCGTCGACGTGCTGGCGCTTGGCCGCGCGGCGGGCCAGCTCGTCACCAGCGGCCACATCGTCTCCGGCGGCTCGACCCTGTCGATGCAGCTTGCCCGCCTGATCGAGCCGCGCGAAAGCCGCAGCCTCGGCTCCAAGATCAAGCAGATGCTGCGCGCCATCCAGATCGAGCGGCGGCTGTCGAAGAATGAGATCCTCGAACGCTATCTCACGCTGGCGCCCTATGGCGGCAATCTGGAAGGGGTGCGCGCCGCTTCGCTTGCCTATTTCGGCAAGGAACCGAAGCGGCTCACCGTCTCCGAAGCCGCGCTGCTCGTCGCCTTGCCGCAATTGCCGGAAAAGCGCCGACCCGACCGCAACCTCGAAATCGCCCACGCCGCCCGCGACCGCGTGCTGACCCGCATGGTCTCGTCGGGCCTGATCGGCGAACGCGAGGCCGCACGCGCCGCCCTTGACGATGTGTCGGGCCTGCGCCGCACCTTGCCGGCGCTCGCCGCGCACGCCGCCTATGCAATGCTGCCCAGGGCCGTTCCCGGCCAGCCGCTCAAACTGACCATCCGCAAAAGCGTCCAGGAAGGCCTGGAACAGGTGGCGCGCGATGCTGCCACCAAGCTTGGGCCGCGTCTCTCCGTCGCCATGGTGCTGGCCGACTCGCGCACCGGCGACATTCTGGGCGAAGTCGGCTCGGCCAATTTCTTCGACGCCAGCCGCTCCGGCTGGATCGACATGACCAAGATCGTGCGTTCGCCCGGCTCAACGCTGAAGCCGTTCATCTATGGCCTTGCCTTCGAACAGGGACTGGTGGCGCAGGAAACACTGATCGAGGACAGCCCGGTCGATTTCGCCGGCTACCGGCCAAAGAATTTCGACATGGGCTACCAGGGCGATGTCTCGATTCGCCAGGCGCTGCAATTGTCGCTCAACGTGCCGGCGATCCGCGTGCTCGACGCGGTCGGCCCGGCGCGGCTGACGGCGCGCTTCCGCCAGGCCGGCGTCAACCCGATCCTGCCGATCAACGAAGCGCCGGGCCTGGCCATCGGCCTCGGCGGCGTTGGCGTCACGCTGCGCGACCTCGTCCAGCTCTATACGGGGCTCGCCAATGGCGGCAAAACGCACACGCTGCATGACGGCACCGAGCCGGCGAACGCCGAACGCACCACCGCCACCATCCTCAACGACCAGGCGAACTGGCAGATCATCGACATTCTCTCAGGAGTAAAACCGCCGGAAGGCGCCTTGCAGCGCGGGATCGCCTACAAGACCGGCACCTCTTACGGCTACCGCGACGCCTGGTCGGTCGGCTTCGACGGCCGCTATGTGCTTGGTGTCTGGGTCGGACGTCCCGACGCCAGCGCCGTGCCGGGTCTTTCCGGTTATGTCTCGGCCGCCCCGATCCTGTTCGAGGGCTTTGTCCGCTCGGGCCTGGCCACCGTGCCGCTGCCGGGCAAACCGCCCGGCGCCTTCACCCCCAAGCGCGAGGACCTGCCGGTGACGCTCGCCCGCTTCGGCGCCGGCGCCGATGGCCTGGTGCAGGCGACACCGACCGAACCCGCGCCAACCATCATCTTCCCGCCGGACGGCGCCCGCGTCGACCTTGCCACCAATTCCGCCGATGCCACGCCGCTGGTGCTGAAACTGCAAGGCGGCCGTGCGCCATTCCGCTGGCTTGCGAACGGCAAGCCGCTGGTTGGCCTCGACCGCCGCCGCACCGCGACCTGGCAACCGGACGGTGCCGGCTACTCGACGTTGACCGTGATCGACGCGGCCGGGCGCGCGGCCAGCGTGAAAGTGTTCGTTGAATAG
- a CDS encoding M15 family metallopeptidase — MNRVRQAILRVGFYALTVAASVPPAHATPLPTGFVRLADIATSIRQDMRYAGSGNFLHRKVNGYDAPVCILTLQAAQALAGVQQAIAAKGLTLVVFDCYRPARAVADMGEWTRQGGPSDPQWYPRVRRGDLIAKGYVGELSTHSRGSTVDVAIARVDSPSVSKPACGAIDADTLDFGTGFDCFDPMSETAHRPLGSQATANRKLLVEAMLAGGFKNYAREWWHFTLGHEPFPKQRFDFPVSAE, encoded by the coding sequence TTGAATAGAGTGCGCCAGGCGATTCTGCGCGTTGGCTTTTACGCGCTGACGGTTGCCGCTTCCGTCCCGCCAGCACATGCCACCCCCCTCCCCACCGGCTTCGTCCGCCTCGCCGATATCGCCACGTCGATCCGCCAGGACATGCGCTACGCCGGATCGGGCAATTTCCTGCACCGCAAGGTCAACGGCTATGACGCACCGGTCTGCATTCTCACCCTGCAGGCGGCGCAAGCTCTTGCCGGCGTCCAGCAGGCAATCGCCGCAAAAGGCCTGACACTGGTCGTATTCGACTGCTACCGCCCTGCCCGCGCCGTCGCCGACATGGGCGAATGGACACGCCAGGGCGGCCCGTCCGATCCGCAATGGTATCCCAGGGTCCGGCGTGGCGATCTCATCGCCAAGGGTTATGTCGGTGAACTGTCAACCCATTCGCGTGGCTCGACCGTCGACGTCGCGATTGCGCGGGTCGACAGTCCATCCGTCTCCAAACCCGCTTGCGGCGCCATCGACGCCGATACACTCGACTTCGGCACCGGTTTCGACTGTTTCGACCCGATGAGCGAGACCGCGCACCGCCCGCTCGGCAGTCAAGCGACAGCAAACCGCAAGCTGCTTGTCGAGGCCATGCTTGCCGGCGGTTTCAAGAACTATGCCCGTGAATGGTGGCATTTCACGCTTGGGCACGAGCCCTTTCCAAAACAGCGCTTCGATTTCCCGGTGAGCGCCGAGTAA